From the Manihot esculenta cultivar AM560-2 chromosome 14, M.esculenta_v8, whole genome shotgun sequence genome, the window TTCCTCACAAAGGAGTTCCATAAGTGCATCATTTGCTTTTCGTCTTTAGTAACATCCACAAAATCATCAAGCATCTAGAGCATAAAGAGAAGAAAATTATAGCACAGAACTAATCAAGAGGGCCAAAATATACAAAAACACATTTCTACAAGTGCATGATAGAAAGTAACAAGTCCTGTAACAATAAAAGCATACCCTTCTATCTTCAAAATCTGCAACATCATCATCGACTTCATCCTCACTATCCCGATCTGACAGTACTTGCTCAATTGTCATTGGCTTCAaacaaaaaaatcatttataaaatGTCCAAGCATATTAACTTATTACTTTATATATCAAAGCATTGCCATGACCCTATTTGGCActtccaaaaagaaaaagacattAACTTATGATAATTCCGCAAGAATTACCACTGTATTATTGCCCATATCCACATAAGCAGCTTGACTTTCATAATTCATCCCATTGCAATAGTTAAAAGCAAAATCCATTACTGTCAGTTTGTCAGTAAGCCAGAATAAAAGCTTTAAGATATTCTAAATTACCTTTCAAGACATCCACAATCAATATTGACGTTTCAAAATATGCATCTGCAATATTTCTATATCCAAGAAACACAATTTCCAGAATGCCAAATGGATTTTAAAGTAGGCAAATGATATATAATAATAGGCTCTCTAAAATCTGCCATCTGTAAATGTAAGGCGTACTCCAAAACATACTTTTGCCAGATTTAGGTTAGATCAACTTCAAGCAACATTATAAAAGCAGACATTAGCATAATAGGAtgacaatttaataatatacaCATTAACACCAAACAAATGCAAAAAATGAACAGTAATTAAATGACAAGGTCACTAGTCACCTGGGCTCTATGTGAGTGGAAGAACTGTCGTTTGTGAAGAAGGGTGCGGCTGAAAACAGAAAACATACCAATTTATATCTAGATTCATCGCCAGCAATTTCAAAGTACATTGAAAATTGAATAGCCAATTCTTTCAGCCAACAATTCAACTTAATGTATACAGCACACAAAATCCTCCATCATGTTTTCCTTATTAAATTAGACCATTAGAgcctaaattattaaaaaaggaCATGTAAGAATTTTCAAGAATAAATCAAACATACTTTCTCAGGTCAGACCGTTCAATAGATAATTTTCTTGTCTTCGCAAATTGCAACATGGCAGGGGGTGAAAAATTGTTCCCAGATGCCGAATGAACACAATCAGGATCAGGATATGCTTGAATTGCAGATCCCGAAGCCCCAACATCATCAAAGCTGCAAGGAACATGTTCTGTACCTGCTACAGCACCAATGTTGGCATTAGGGAAATCCTTCCTGCCTGAGATGCACATATATGAAACAAGTCATAAACTAAAAAGAAATGATCCCATAGAAAGCTTCTTACAAAATAGAAGCAGGGAAACACTCCCAGTGAATCTATTTGAAATAACTGAAGAAAGGAGTTTTGATCATATCACAGATAAGTAGTGCCATCTTAGATGTATTCACATTTCCTACTCAAAACAAAAACCTTGCAACTGACAAAAAGATAAGCAAGGCAGTCATCTAATGAGTTCATTTTTCTGTCCATGTTAGCCTGTCAATGTTGGCAGCTCATGGCTCTCAACTAGTGATTTGAGTCCCAAATTAAAAATGATTTGAGATATGTTGATTTTACAATCCACAGCCTATTACAGAAGAAAAATCTcaccaaataaaaaagaataaaataaatgaagcaaGGAACAAAGCGAGAATGGAGAAAAGAAACTGAATGGAAAAACTCATTCTTTAAATTACCATCAGTCTTATCGAGGATACAAGAGGCCCTCAGACGCATGTTCGATTCAAGGGTGAATGGATGTACATGCCTAGCATTTTGAACAAGCTTCTTGTGTATTTTGTGCTTTGGCTTCTTTGAGCTGCAAAGAAATACACACCCCATTTCAGTCTACTGCAATCTCAATATCCAAACAAATGGCATAGAGCCAACAAAACTTAGGAATTCAAGTACGAAAGAGTTTCCAACTTACCAAAAGAAAAATGTTTGTTGTTTTGGATCAACACCATGAGCAACAATCTGAATAAAGCATACTTGTAAATAAAATCCAGCAACAACAATAGATATTAACATCTAGCAGTTTGCATGTGCACAGAACAGTCCCATCAATTTCATACTTTAACAGACTGATTTTAGATCTGGAACAAGCTCTTGGTGCTGGTAGATCAAATAATGCCAGCTTACAGTAGGTACTTTCCAATATTAAGCATTTAGGACTCTCTACTGGCAAAGTAACATTGTACTTCTCcatttctcaaaaaaaaaaaaaaccgtaTTTCTCCAAAATTCACAAATTCAGGGAGAGAAGATTTTTTACCTCAGATCTCCAGATATCTGTCTTCACCGATATATTTACAGCTTGAAACTCTTCAGTTACCTAAATATCGAAGGCATTAATAGTCATAGTTCAGAAAACATTAATGACCAAAATGCTTAAAGATTCCTGAAGATTACCAACCCAAAATTCAAAGTTGAAGAGATCATGTGATGAAGGCAAATGATATCTTAGACCCTAAGGATAAatccagaaaaagaaaaaatgtaaGGATCCAATGAGAAAGGGCAGCCAAAGGATAAATGAAGGGAACAGACACAAATCAAGAAAAGCAAAGAAGAAAGAGCATCACGAAATAAAAGTTCAGAGTTATGATTTCAATTTGATTGCAAAGAACAAATAAAAACAAGATCAGAAATCAAGAACACTCATACCTTAAAACTTGCACATTTAACCAAGCAGAATGGGCATGAAAAATTTTCAGTTACTGCAAAACAGATAACTAAGTTAGTAGATCATACTATTTGGAAGAACCAAAATCCAAAgcaaaaaaaatacatattatcCAAACAGCCATGAGAGGAAGATCCCTAATCAAGGATCTAAAAAGTTTGGAAGTGCAAATCCATACTTCTCAAAGGATGAAAATCCCAAAGTCAGACAAATGACCCTATATCTTTTCTTCTCCTTGTTTTTGTTTGTACAGTTATAAGTATTTCATATTCAAAAGAAATTTATGCAGACAGAATTTGTTATCTGTAAAAACGGATCTCTAATTCACTAATTCGTAGGACAATATTgactttttatatttgaaaatgcTTCCAAAAGGATATTTGAAGTAGATGGTAATTGATTGAGTAATTCTTGATCATTATTTCTAGTATGAGCATCACATTCAATATTATACCTGTGATGAGTAGTACTAGTAAAACATTGATTCTCTGGTTGAGACCTAATTCAATCTTTATAAACTTCTCGAGCTAGCCCAAGCCATGATTTGAAATCTAATTAGCAATTATTTCCAGCCAATTTCACCAATGAAAATTAgaatattaatgaaaaattctgGCTCAGGACAAATAGACCCAGATTTCCATGTGCCCTTTTTAATATATCGCTGTCATTATAATCCTAACGTTCCATATTCAAAGCTGGATAGAATTCCTAAGTTCTTAACAAGTCAAATCCAGATAAATTAAGGATGGATATCTTATGGCAGCTAATCATTTAGCTTTTTTAAAGCTTCCAAATACTGATCCACTATATGTTCAGAACAGCTGGTTTGGGTGGTCAATTAGTCACAACAGTTACTAAATTTTACAAGTATCACAGGCACCTCAGCAGCTGAACTCCTTTCAGGAAAACAAAACACTGGATATCACACAAGTAAAATATGATTGAACTGCATATCCTTAAATGGCTAAAAGTAAAGCCTCAGAAGATAGTAAATATAACTAAAAATAGTatgaaaaatacaaaattaccaAAGAGAAGAACAAAGACAAAATTTGAACAAAGTACGATACAGAGAAATAAAAGAACAATGTACAGTACCTTCAGTCTTTTGCAACTTATTATTGTAATACCTATAGTTGAAGATGACATTTCCAGCCCTCAGCCTAAACAATACAAGTTCTGAAAACATTTATTATACACAGTTGGGCAAACATAGGATTCTCACATTACAAGTgacccaaatcatgcaaatgcaAGAAAGGAGAAAGCAAGCAAGAATCAAATGATAAGCTTGAAAAGGAGGATGCTAAAGCTGAAGTTAAGGTGGGTCAAAGCTTACCGAATAATACGAGTAATATGAGATAATGATGAAGATGACATGTCACCACATGTGTACGAATGATATGGAGATTTTTCCTTAGCCCCAACCTCTTCTACAGAAATATTGACTTGAATGTGTTGTGATATATTCTTTGgaaacccaaacaaccaaaaaaTGACAAATTTGTTAGTGTGGCTCGCAAAATATATGGAGggaaagtaaagaaattcaaacTCAAAATTAAGACATTGAGGAGAGAACAAACCACAGTTTCTGAACTATATGGAAATTGAATTGAAAGGCATTTGTCATCATTGAAACAACTTAACTGCacaagtaaaaaaatatttgctgATACAAAACTCATAATGCAAAAAGAATCTTTTGAATTCCAACAACAAAAAATAGCAACAAATGAACAATAGTATTTCTCCCAAACCACCTCAGGttagataaaagaaattcaagaaagtGGAGCAAGCTTGGTAGCAGTCCTTTTACAAAGATCACACTAGGCTAGGTAAGGTTCATGGTGTAAACAATGTTGAAAGCCACACTGGTCACCTTCGCTAGTCAGATTAATAAACAGGACACAAGACCCGATGTTAGTTCAATTGTATGACTAATCAATCGTGTCAAAGAAATTGGTTTTAACCCAACTTACCCCAGTGAAGGAGCCAAGTCAGTACTTGGTGACCTAGCCTCTAGGCTGTGCTATTGGAGTGAAGTTGCTAAGGAGTAACTTCGTAAGTACACTTGGTCTTTTCTGTTCCAAGCAAAGTGGTACAATCAATGACATGAGTCGTTAATGAAGGGATAATACACTGCACCTCTCACAGTGCTAGAGGAATATCATTACAACTTATTTTGGAATTATCAGCTTGGTTTCTGAATCAATAGAAGGGGAGCCTAGCTGCAAAGGAAGTTTTGACTTAGTGGTCCCACTTTTTCACACTCAATATCTTAGCAATTCCACTTCATTAATCAAATTTATGGATGAATACATCTTATTTTTCTCTTCATATTCTACTAGATTATTACTATTACCCCTTCCCTAATCATCCAAGGGTATAAATCTAACACACTTTTGCTGTTAACGGTCCGAGTCATAAATTTCCCCCCATGCAGCAAAAAAACATACTTTGTGTTCAATGAAGATCGAAGTTAGAAAGATGTAATTTTTCCTTAATGCTTTCACCACTTGATATGCAGTTGGATACCAAATTTTTAACACAAAATAAAGAGAAGGaacaaggaaaagaaagaaaaacaaaatcaaataataattatctaaCCTTTAAGAAGCATGATTTCATGTCAACCTGAGATATCACCTCCCCCCTTTGTCCTAAACTCAAGTTTGAAGAGTTCTCCCATGACATATAGAGTGATTCCAGTGGTATTGTGCCTAACAGGCAGCATCCTCCAAAATTTGCTgatgtaaaatataattaaaacgaaaaaaaaaaaaaggaaattaaaaagaaaatttaaaagatgACTCTTCATATAGAATGTGGGAGTTGCAGCATTCAACTTTCAAATGTTCTATGATAATTACATTTACTCTTCACCAACTATGACTAGGGCACATGCTAATCCAAACACTGTTGTACAATCCATTGTAGCACATCAAGATTCATTTAACCATGTGATAAATGAAAAGAAGAGTTTCAAATTGGTAAACATTATACCAATTTCACAATGATATATTATAAGGCACAATTAGGGAACAAAATTATATCTCATATGCAAATACTTCCATACCCAAATGACCTTTGCTCAAATGAATGCTATGCACAGGACTTTGGGCTCCAGCTGcaatacaaaaataataatcagaTGAAAATTCCCAATGAATATCATTGATAAATTCTTAAAAATCTATCATATGAATGCATACCAAAGCTAACAAACAAGAAAGCAAGTGAACCAGATTTGGCATCCAATGCTAACTTGTTAATCTCGGGGAAAACAAAATTTGCCTGAGCTGGGGTACTTCCATCAGCTCCGGAGAATTTGGTCAAAACACAAGCTCGACGAAAGCGATATACTGCAGAATACTTCATTTTGGAACGAAGAGCAAAAGTAAATCATAAAAAAGGTACAATAAACTGTAGAACAAAACCTCCAACGATAACAGAGAATGAAGAAGTAAACCcaaaaatatatttctatttGGTTGGTTAATTAGACTTAAAAAgtaaagaaaagaaacaaagagaTTCTTACCTCTGCAACCCCAATGTCAGAAAATGCTCTAGCCAATAAAATGTACAAAGGAAACAAACTACATGGTGAACTTCCATTTGCAGTCATAAAGGGAGAAATTGTCACTTGTATTCTACATGCGCAAACAAAAGAAACTTAGTACTCAAACTCATTTCTGtgctaaatattttactaaagAAAAGAAACCACTCATGCAACTAAGAGTTGCCAGCACCATCAAAATGATGAGAAAATAAACAAATGAGAagtaaatgaaaagaaaatgccATGTGACATTCCTTAGATTGAAAGTTTGGAGTTGTATGTTTTTGAAGCTTTATAAACTCTCCGAACTAATCCATAACaaagaaacaaaacaaaatttCCTGAGTGTTCTCAGTACAGAAACTCAAAAAATTCGACTCagcataaaaaattattacctcTTTTTGTGCTTCGCTTGTATTTTGTAATTCAAACATCTTTGTAGAAATGATGGCTACATCAGAAACACAAACATGCAAAATTAGAAGGATGACATGTACTACAATAAGGAAATGGGGCATTGAGATATTCATATCCAAAGATTTTAGCTCAATACAAAGAAATCGAACACAGGACATTCATTTTGACACAATAAAATCTACAGTAATAATTATGATATGTTGGTTCAAACCAGATGAAATAGAACCAATAACCATGAAATAAAAGCTTAAGCATGGAAATGTCAACCCACTAAGTGCATTTACATTTCTTAAAGCGCGACGCTGGAGGATGTTGTAGAGTTCCACGGGCTTGCAATATATGGAAAGACTCTCTTCAGCAGCAATTTCCTCTTCTGCAGACAAATGCAGAGAATCATCTTCACAGCACATCTGATCCGTGCTTCTTGTATAGCTTCAATCACCcccaaagataaaataaaacaagatcaGCTCATCACCATGTTAAGTGACTCAGAATGAAGAATCTCCATAAATTTCTGAGCGAAAAGATAATTCAAAAGAAGAGTTACTTACGATGAAGTTTCACGAGCCACTAAAGGGATGCTCGGCATTCTTGGTTACGCTATTTTCAGTGTATATATTTTCATAGCTAGATTGCTCTGCTAACTACAGTTTCACTAAGCCGAAAAAAATCCTCACTAAAACTGAGGTTAAGAAAATGTCTAATCTGAAACTGAGGAGAGCCTCGATTCGTGCATCATTTGCAGAGGGAAAAAAACCCTAAATCAAACCCTCGCTGCGGGGAGCTATAAGCTGTTTGGTTTCTGGTTCAATTTTCCAGGACTGAAAGTTGAGACGCGCTCGGTTTCTCTTTTTCTCAGTAGTGAACTATCGAGAAACTAAACGACACTAAACAGATTTCGAATCGGACCAAACGACACAGCGAGAGATAGATCAAACAGACACCGGAGAGATTTTACAAAAACAACGACGAGAACATAAATATTATtcgaaaaaaatataattaatgtaaatatttcTTCGAAGTTATAATCGATTATTGTAAAATCTATGAAATTACAAAGATGAATAAATATGGTGCGAATGAAAAGATGGAATCCAAGTATGTGAGAGTGAGGGATATTAAATATGGatttaaagtattaaatttttttttgtagaaTAGCGTAGTGAAATTGAGGATGAAGTGAAAGTTGAATTTTCTATGGAGATTTTAATAACAAGAACCAAGCAGGTCAAGATATAGTTGAGAAAATCAATTCTGATGGCTTAATCAAAAGAGTTTTGAAAAATCACATGACTCCTCTAACTGTTACTTTACGTCTCCAAGCAGGTCAAGATATAGTTGAGATTCATGCAATATTTGGATCGcaggaaaataattttttttttttttaattttgtttggatggaaagaaaatggagtataaagaaaaataaatatgaaattactatttattttctcttcaatttgaatttaaagAGAAAGTGAATGAGAATGAATATAATTATTTCTTTatcattataattatttatttttattacaactataatggataaaataattattttactatttaagaAGTTATTTTTCTCTCCTATTTTCCTTCCTAACATCCAAATCATAGGAGGAAGATAACTTTTccactatttttattttatttttttattttctacaatTTTTTTCTCCCTAAATAGTTATCCAAACAAAGGTGAGAGATTCAACCATCAGATTCCCTGCTTCCTGATTGTATTGGATAGTTgcgaaaataattaattacccaATTAAGTCAATCCAACGGCTGGTAATAATCTGTAGCAAAAACTCCATAAGATCACAACCCTTGAATTGACTTCCCAAGTGAAAAAGGGGTGTTGATAGATTGGAGAAGGGCAGTTATGTCATTTTAACGAAGACCCACCAGATCTTCCTATTCCAATTGGTAAAATTTAAGATGGGTACGTGTGTTGTAGCAGAGTAAACGAAGGTTCTATAAATAACAAGGAAGATGAAGGAGATTGTTTCTCCTTCACTGTCAATTAATATCTCAAGTCCTTTCCCTTTTTTCTTTTACAGAGGAGTGAGAGTGAGAGTCCATTAGAGAGATGGTGAAGGAAGCTGCAAGAAAGTGTTCTCACTGTGGTCAGAATGGCCACAACTCAAGAACTTGCAATTGGAAGGGAGGCGTAAAGTTGTTTGGAGTTCATATTTCGGAGAAAAACGAAGAACCCATGAAGAAAAGCGTTAGCTTAGGCAATCTTCAGTATTTACAAGACAAAAGTGTTCATAATCATGTGGAGGATTATGGTTATGTCTCTGATGGATTTATAAGTTCCAAGAGAGGCAAAGCAGCGCAGGAAAGGAAAAAGGGTACAATACTATTCTTTTATCTCTCCTTCGTTATTTGTTTGGGCGTTTTTGTTGTGAGTGCTCTAATGagaatgaatgatttgatgagaTGGGTATATGTcagttttttatttgtttttcatcTGTGCATGTATTGGTGTTTACAAGGTATTTGATATAGGTTCTGATGAACATAAGAGTTGCATGGTCTACAACttgtttctttttcaatgaTTTGGATTCATGCATGTCATATTGTATTATCATATGGTTAATGATTGATCTAAGAACTCTCTTCTCTCTAAATTTATCTGACGTTTTTTAACAAAATTGTCTTGGCGTTGGGTCCACCTGATTTCAGTCTTTATCAAGTCTTTTATGTTCATTAACTTTGAGGAGaaggttttaatatttttattattattattttgggaAAACTAATTTTACagatttttatagtttttttttcaaattattaaatgaatgaattaaaaaaatatctaaaaaatttttaaatgcttGTAAAACTTGTATTTCTTTAAAAAACATGAACAACTTCAATTATCCCTTGAAGCAGAGATTCGttccccttcttcttcttcttcttttttccgttttttttttccctccttATTCACGGTTGTGGCCCAGCTATATCATGATGTCTTGTATCCCCTAATAATTATACCACTCTATCTCATATCAATTAGAAATAGAGCACATGTAGCTAATTGGATTGAAGGGAGCAATTATCAATCCCAAGAGTAGAGATGCTAGTAATATGACTGGCTTTGTTCTCTGGCAAAATGGGCACGTCCCATTAATTTCTGCACTACACATTCATGGTAAATGATGTTCAAGTACAGGTTGAGGTTGTCTGGTGTTGACAACAATTAGGTAGATAATTCCATCAATAAAAGATAGAGATAAAACTTCTGAAAGTATCCATCATTTCCTctctaataatattaattaatgtgTCTGGTGACGTCTTGGACTATGCTTTTTCTTTACTCAGGGAAGCCCTGGACTGAGGAGGAACATCAATCCTTTTTAGCTGGCTTGACAAAGCTCGGGAAAGGTGATTGGAGAGGCATTTCAAAAGAGTTTGTGACCACTAGGACCCCAACCCAGGTTGCTAGTCATGCTCAAAAGTATTTTCTGAGGAAGGCTTCAACTGATAAGAAGAAGCGTAGATCACGTCTTTTTGATATGGCACTCAAAGAATCTGTATGTTTTTCTCAGCTTCAGCACTTGCATGCGCTGATAGAGTGCATTTTCTTCCATTATATCTGACCAGAGTGATATAGCGTTCCAGGTTCTAGCATCCCAGGAGCTCCCAAATTTGCTTTCAAGCAGTTCAACACAGGTAAGCCCACAGGCACTAGAACCGGCGGGTACATCTTCAGCCTCGCCAATGAAGAACAGTGACATTCCATCACATGTAAATTCCCTCTGCCGCCAAGCAATTAGCTTACAGAAATTATTACTAGTTGTTACTACTTTCTCTTGAGGTTACACTTTATCACTCAAGCTCATATTATGGACCGATTCCATATTATCTTTTTCCATCCAGTAGTTGACCCTTTCATTTGTAGCTAATGGTTGATATCTGCTCAAATCTCTACTAATATTATGATTTTGGAACTCTAGACGAGAACTACCAAATTGTTGAATCAATGGTCTGGAATTGATCTCCATGCTCACTTAATCAGGGTTTAAATCCTCAGAGTCGCTATTGTTGTAGGGCTTTGCGTGAATACTACTCCCATCCCGAGCACGCATTAATCCCATTTGTATGTGCAGATGAAGTTACTGTATGGTTAATAGAGTAAAAAAAGATAGTATTTTTAATGCAAGTTATGACATGGTGAAGAACGGCCAACTACATCATTTAGGATTTTCTTATTATAAGCTAGATAAGCTGGTCTATTGTTGATCTTTTTAGCAGATATTTGGTTCCagagattcttttttttttttaaatttaaatttctgtTTGAATTTTCTCCTAACCAGCATATCAAAATTTCCATGTTTTTACAGGAAGGATACCCTGGCAATGTACAGAGCTTGATGAGCACTAGAACCATGCAATTTACAGCTGCATCTTACGTCCAGATGatgaattataataataaaaggcTAGCCTACCCTTATCTGTCAAAGACGCGGAGCCCTGGAAGCTTTGCTAATTGCGCACCccctactacccacccttcAGGGATACCAATGCCAAGATCATTCGAGCTCAGCTTTACGCAGGAAGGCCCATCAACTGAACATGTTGACTCTCAGGAGCTGGACCTTAAAATTGGACCACCTCCTCAACCCCCACAAGGAGCACGTATCTCACCCAACCCCCTGGAAACCAATCCCCTTAGTGTCATAtgagaaattttagtttttgtttcagaaCTTAGAATATATATTCAGCACATGCATGCATGGAGTTGTATACTATGCCAAAAACGCCGTCCATGTGATTACTACCAAAATGAGGAATAGCTGTTCCATATTAAATAGTTATTCAGATCACGTCTAGATGAGACAATATCCCATAGAACAATAATTtcataaattcattatttttatattcaatttattacattctaaaaatttatattacattCAATTCATTGTAACAGCAAACAACTGTTATAACGGTTTTTTaggaaattaatataatataaatgcaAGGTATAAATGAAAGAATCACTATTCCATTACCCTATTCCATATCAGAACCACAAAAGTCTTTAAGACATAGAAGGCGTAGAGAAACAATAATGACAATTACGTTCACTACCACAAAGCAACGCATGATTTGTACAACAcattaaacaattaaaaaagaaaaacaatttcTTTGAATTGCATGCAGAACAAGAGTTGGCGCAAATCATTTTATGGTTTACGGTGGAAACAGTCTATTAACTCCAGGACAACTCAGAAACCACTTTTGGATGCACCCGGGCCACGTGAGGACAGTCCAGAACCAATTAAGAAGAGCAGCACCCAGACTTCTGGTTAACAGGTTGTCCACGTATCTGCACAGTAGGTGGCCTTGCATTGTTTGCTGCTGGTTGACTAGCCATCCTGGAGAGGCATACAAACATTGATGAGAAGGCAATTAAAATTTGCAATGCTCACCCAAACAACGAAGATATACCGAAAAGCTACCTGTTCTTAATGTCTGCAGCCATTGCCATAAAAGCCTGTTCTACATTAGTGGAATTTTTTGCACTTGTTTCCATGAACGGAATGCCAATTTCATCCGCAAATGCCTTTTAAAACCCAAGGTGAATAAAGAGCGTTCATTAGTTGATTGAAAGCAAatataacaggtgataaaaagGATATAATTTTGTTTACCTTGGCTGTTTCATAGGACACGACTTTATTAGCAGTGAGATCACACTTGTTGCCAACCAGAAGCTTGTTTACATTTTCACTAGCATAACGATCAATTTCATTCAACCATTGCTTAACATTGTTGAAACTCTCCTGGTCTGTCACATCATAAACTATCTGCCACAAGTGACAACATTAGCAACATACTCATGGAAACCATGAGCACAACAA encodes:
- the LOC110631382 gene encoding polycomb group protein EMBRYONIC FLOWER 2 isoform X4 → MPSIPLVARETSSYTRSTDQMCCEDDSLHLSAEEEIAAEESLSIYCKPVELYNILQRRALRNPSFLQRCLNYKIQAKHKKRIQVTISPFMTANGSSPCSLFPLYILLARAFSDIGVAEYSAVYRFRRACVLTKFSGADGSTPAQANFVFPEINKLALDAKSGSLAFLFVSFAGAQSPVHSIHLSKGHLANFGGCCLLGTIPLESLYMSWENSSNLSLGQRGEVISQVDMKSCFLKLSCFNDDKCLSIQFPYSSETVNISQHIQVNISVEEVGAKEKSPYHSYTCGDMSSSSLSHITRIIRLRAGNVIFNYRYYNNKLQKTEVTENFSCPFCLVKCASFKGLRYHLPSSHDLFNFEFWVTEEFQAVNISVKTDIWRSEIVAHGVDPKQQTFFFCSKKPKHKIHKKLVQNARHVHPFTLESNMRLRASCILDKTDGRKDFPNANIGAVAGTEHVPCSFDDVGASGSAIQAYPDPDCVHSASGNNFSPPAMLQFAKTRKLSIERSDLRNRTLLHKRQFFHSHRAQPMTIEQVLSDRDSEDEVDDDVADFEDRRMLDDFVDVTKDEKQMMHLWNSFVRKQRVLADGHIPWACEAFSRLHGHDLARAPALL
- the LOC110631382 gene encoding polycomb group protein EMBRYONIC FLOWER 2 isoform X2; the protein is MPSIPLVARETSSYTRSTDQMCCEDDSLHLSAEEEIAAEESLSIYCKPVELYNILQRRALRNPSFLQRCLNYKIQAKHKKRIQVTISPFMTANGSSPCSLFPLYILLARAFSDIGVAEYSAVYRFRRACVLTKFSGADGSTPAQANFVFPEINKLALDAKSGSLAFLFVSFAGAQSPVHSIHLSKGHLANFGGCCLLGTIPLESLYMSWENSSNLSLGQRGEVISQVDMKSCFLKLSCFNDDKCLSIQFPYSSETVNISQHIQVNISVEEVGAKEKSPYHSYTCGDMSSSSLSHITRIIRLRAGNVIFNYRYYNNKLQKTEVTENFSCPFCLVKCASFKGLRYHLPSSHDLFNFEFWVTEEFQAVNISVKTDIWRSEIVAHGVDPKQQTFFFCSKKPKHKIHKKLVQNARHVHPFTLESNMRLRASCILDKTDAGTEHVPCSFDDVGASGSAIQAYPDPDCVHSASGNNFSPPAMLQFAKTRKLSIERSDLRNRTLLHKRQFFHSHRAQPMTIEQVLSDRDSEDEVDDDVADFEDRRMLDDFVDVTKDEKQMMHLWNSFVRKQRVLADGHIPWACEAFSRLHGHDLARAPALLWCWKLFMIKLWNHGLLDARTMNKCSITLEQYQKQVPDAAKT
- the LOC110631382 gene encoding polycomb group protein EMBRYONIC FLOWER 2 isoform X1, giving the protein MPSIPLVARETSSYTRSTDQMCCEDDSLHLSAEEEIAAEESLSIYCKPVELYNILQRRALRNPSFLQRCLNYKIQAKHKKRIQVTISPFMTANGSSPCSLFPLYILLARAFSDIGVAEYSAVYRFRRACVLTKFSGADGSTPAQANFVFPEINKLALDAKSGSLAFLFVSFAGAQSPVHSIHLSKGHLANFGGCCLLGTIPLESLYMSWENSSNLSLGQRGEVISQVDMKSCFLKLSCFNDDKCLSIQFPYSSETVNISQHIQVNISVEEVGAKEKSPYHSYTCGDMSSSSLSHITRIIRLRAGNVIFNYRYYNNKLQKTEVTENFSCPFCLVKCASFKGLRYHLPSSHDLFNFEFWVTEEFQAVNISVKTDIWRSEIVAHGVDPKQQTFFFCSKKPKHKIHKKLVQNARHVHPFTLESNMRLRASCILDKTDGRKDFPNANIGAVAGTEHVPCSFDDVGASGSAIQAYPDPDCVHSASGNNFSPPAMLQFAKTRKLSIERSDLRNRTLLHKRQFFHSHRAQPMTIEQVLSDRDSEDEVDDDVADFEDRRMLDDFVDVTKDEKQMMHLWNSFVRKQRVLADGHIPWACEAFSRLHGHDLARAPALLWCWKLFMIKLWNHGLLDARTMNKCSITLEQYQKQVPDAAKT
- the LOC110631382 gene encoding polycomb group protein EMBRYONIC FLOWER 2 isoform X3, whose product is MPSIPLVARETSSYTRSTDQMCCEDDSLHLSAEEEIAAEESLSIYCKPVELYNILQRRALRNPSFLQRCLNYKIQAKHKKRIQVTISPFMTANGSSPCSLFPLYILLARAFSDIGVAEYSAVYRFRRACVLTKFSGADGSTPAQANFVFPEINKLALDAKSGSLAFLFVSFAGAQSPVHSIHLSKGHLANFGGCCLLGTIPLESLYMSWENSSNLSLGQRGEVISQVDMKSCFLKLSCFNDDKCLSIQFPYSSETVNISQHIQVNISVEEVGAKEKSPYHSYTCGDMSSSSLSHITRIIRLRAGNVIFNYRYYNNKLQKTEVTENFSCPFCLVKCASFKGLRYHLPSSHDLFNFEFWVTEEFQAVNISVKTDIWRSEIVAHGVDPKQQTFFFCSKKPKHKIHKKLVQNARHVHPFTLESNMRLRASCILDKTDGTEHVPCSFDDVGASGSAIQAYPDPDCVHSASGNNFSPPAMLQFAKTRKLSIERSDLRNRTLLHKRQFFHSHRAQPMTIEQVLSDRDSEDEVDDDVADFEDRRMLDDFVDVTKDEKQMMHLWNSFVRKQRVLADGHIPWACEAFSRLHGHDLARAPALLWCWKLFMIKLWNHGLLDARTMNKCSITLEQYQKQVPDAAKT
- the LOC110600323 gene encoding probable transcription factor At5g61620 — translated: MVKEAARKCSHCGQNGHNSRTCNWKGGVKLFGVHISEKNEEPMKKSVSLGNLQYLQDKSVHNHVEDYGYVSDGFISSKRGKAAQERKKGKPWTEEEHQSFLAGLTKLGKGDWRGISKEFVTTRTPTQVASHAQKYFLRKASTDKKKRRSRLFDMALKESVLASQELPNLLSSSSTQVSPQALEPAGTSSASPMKNSDIPSHEGYPGNVQSLMSTRTMQFTAASYVQMMNYNNKRLAYPYLSKTRSPGSFANCAPPTTHPSGIPMPRSFELSFTQEGPSTEHVDSQELDLKIGPPPQPPQGARISPNPLETNPLSVI